TGAAAGCAGATGTTTCTGTATCATTTCGGGTGTAAAATAAATATTTCCGTAGCGATAGAATCTATTAAAAGAATCTTGTAACATTGCGTCCTCATTCTCGCCTCGCGATTCAGCAAAAACAACGCCCGTGTCCTGTAAAAATCTTAATAAGCCCACGTATCTGCCCATTAACGCCTCAGTACAATAATGGTATGGATGGTTAGGCGTTTTATATTGTTCCAAATGATTTTTCTTGTCAATTGTTACGCTAACCATTTTAAAGTTTGTTGTTGAAAACGAATCCAATAACAGATTGTCAAACTTAGATTGAAGTTGTTTATCAAGAAGGACAGAAAACAGTTTTTTCTTGTATATTATATCGTCTCTGTGAAACGTAATTAAATGAGATTTTCCAGCCCATATCTCTTTTTTTATTGCGTTAAATCTTTGCAC
Above is a window of Ignavibacteriales bacterium DNA encoding:
- a CDS encoding DUF3800 domain-containing protein encodes the protein MPYKIYIDESGDHTYSDVECVSKRYLSLLGVIIKDTEHQCLVQRFNAIKKEIWAGKSHLITFHRDDIIYKKKLFSVLLDKQLQSKFDNLLLDSFSTTNFKMVSVTIDKKNHLEQYKTPNHPYHYCTEALMGRYVGLLRFLQDTGVVFAESRGENEDAMLQDSFNRFYRYGNIYFTPEMIQKHLLSQEIAFYPKIANIAGLELSDMLANPIKRYALHTKGLEKQNICGFTEKPVEATKKKFNKRYTDSRIEGYGMVYLSCIK